From one Microbacterium aurum genomic stretch:
- the bcp gene encoding thioredoxin-dependent thiol peroxidase, with protein MPRLEPGQPAPDFTLVDQDDRPVSLHDLRGAPAILFFYPAAMTPGCTTEACDFRDSLAPLQAAGYAVVGISRDDPAKLRAFRERDGLTYPLLSDPDHAVHEAYGAWGEKMNYGKLVEGAIRSTVIIDADGVVTHALYNVKATGHVARIRTLLGVG; from the coding sequence ATGCCCCGCCTCGAACCCGGACAGCCCGCGCCCGATTTCACCCTCGTGGACCAGGACGACCGCCCGGTCTCGCTGCACGACCTCCGCGGCGCACCCGCCATCCTCTTCTTCTACCCCGCGGCGATGACGCCGGGATGCACGACGGAGGCGTGCGACTTCCGCGACAGCCTCGCCCCGCTGCAGGCCGCCGGGTACGCCGTCGTCGGCATCTCCCGTGACGATCCCGCGAAGCTGCGCGCGTTCCGCGAGCGCGACGGGCTGACCTATCCGCTGCTCAGCGACCCCGACCACGCCGTCCACGAGGCGTACGGGGCGTGGGGCGAGAAGATGAACTACGGCAAGCTCGTCGAGGGCGCCATCCGCTCCACCGTGATCATCGATGCGGACGGCGTCGTCACCCACGCGCTGTACAACGTCAAGGCGACCGGGCACGTCGCCCGCATCCGCACGCTCCTCGGCGTCGGCTGA
- a CDS encoding multifunctional oxoglutarate decarboxylase/oxoglutarate dehydrogenase thiamine pyrophosphate-binding subunit/dihydrolipoyllysine-residue succinyltransferase subunit, whose translation MSSQVTGVGTSSDGEFGANEWLVAEMYDQFAKDRNSVDQAWWPVLEAYEKTQRDAGTAPAPAGEPQAPSAAQPAASAPAAPAPAATPASEARPLTAPIPVVGGPQPVARTTARPAAPQPVPAQAPKDEPAQTAAREDVVTPLRGMPKTLAANMDESLTVPTATSVRTVPAKLMIDNRIVINNHMSRTRGGKVSFTHLIGWALIQALKVFPSQNVSYAEIDGKPSVVAPAHINLGIAIDLPKPDGTRALMVPSIKQAESLTFSEYLSAYEDLVKRARGNKLTATDFQGTTISLTNPGGIGTVHSVPRLMKGQGCIVGAGALEYPAEFQGSSEKTLVELAIGKTITLTSTYDHRVIQGAGSGEFLKIVHELLIGQRGFYEEIFAALRIPYAPIHWSSDINVDLAERVDKQSRVVELINSYRVRGHLMADTDPLEYVQRTHPDLEIENHGLTFWDLDREFVTGGFGGRRTMKLRDILGVLRDSYCRTIGVEYMHIQDPTQRKWFQDNVEVKYQKPSHDEQLRILDKLNQAEAFETFLQTKYVGQKRFSLEGGESLIPLLDEILQGAAGAGLDGAAIGMAHRGRLNVLTNIAGKTYSQIFREFEGSVAIGSKSGSGDVKYHLGTEGTFVSDAGEELPVYLAANPSHLETVDGVLEGIVRAKQDRMPIGTYSWLPILVHGDAAFAGQGVVVETLQMSQLRGYRTGGTVHVVVNNQVGFTTLPQDGRTSVYATDVAKTIQAPIFHVNGDDPEAVVRVAELAVAYRQQFQRDVVIDLVCYRRRGHNEGDDPSMTQPLMTNLIEAKRSVRRLYTEALVGRGDITEEEYDKAKADFQNRLEIAFAETHAAETGATGIVSPASGEIDQAVGEPETTGVAVEVVHQIGDAFVNKPDGFTVHSKLQQLLEKRLDMSRNGQIDWGFGELLAFGSVLMEGTNVRLAGQDARRGTFVQRHAVLHDRQNGQEWLPLANLSQNQGRFYVYDSLLSEYAAMAFEYGYSVERPDTLTLWEAQFGDFANGAQSVIDEYISAADQKWGQQSSVVLLLPHGYEGQGPDHSSGRIERYLQMCAQDNMIVARPSTPASYFHLLRRQAYARPRRPLIVFTPKAMLRLRGATSPVEAFTTGRFEPVLDDDRSIDKSAVTRVLLHSGKIHWDLKAELDKKPNPQIALVRLEQLYPAPIDELNAVIDSYPNAELVWVQDEPENQGAWPFIALEVVKHLHGRTIRRVSRAAAASTATGSPKVHAREQAEIIEKALTV comes from the coding sequence GTGTCCAGTCAGGTGACCGGCGTGGGTACTTCGAGCGACGGCGAATTCGGGGCCAACGAGTGGCTCGTCGCCGAGATGTACGACCAATTCGCGAAGGATCGCAACTCGGTCGACCAGGCTTGGTGGCCGGTGCTGGAGGCGTACGAGAAGACGCAACGGGATGCCGGCACGGCCCCCGCTCCGGCCGGTGAACCGCAGGCCCCGTCCGCGGCGCAGCCCGCGGCATCCGCCCCCGCCGCCCCCGCCCCAGCGGCCACGCCGGCCTCGGAGGCCCGCCCGCTGACCGCACCCATCCCCGTCGTCGGCGGCCCCCAGCCGGTCGCCCGCACCACGGCACGTCCGGCGGCCCCGCAGCCGGTGCCGGCGCAGGCGCCGAAGGACGAGCCCGCCCAGACCGCCGCCCGCGAAGACGTCGTCACGCCGCTGCGCGGCATGCCGAAGACCCTCGCGGCGAACATGGACGAGTCCCTCACTGTCCCCACCGCCACGAGTGTGCGCACCGTTCCGGCGAAGCTCATGATCGACAACCGGATCGTGATCAACAACCACATGTCCCGCACGCGGGGCGGCAAGGTCAGCTTCACGCACCTCATCGGATGGGCGCTCATCCAGGCGCTGAAAGTCTTCCCGAGCCAGAACGTCTCCTACGCCGAGATCGACGGCAAGCCCTCGGTGGTCGCACCCGCGCACATCAACCTCGGCATCGCGATCGACCTCCCGAAGCCCGACGGCACGCGCGCCCTCATGGTCCCGAGCATCAAGCAGGCCGAGTCGCTGACGTTCAGCGAGTACCTCTCCGCCTATGAGGACCTCGTCAAGCGCGCGCGGGGCAACAAGCTCACTGCGACCGACTTCCAGGGCACGACGATCTCGCTGACCAACCCCGGCGGCATCGGCACGGTCCACTCCGTGCCGCGCCTCATGAAGGGTCAGGGCTGCATCGTCGGCGCCGGCGCCCTCGAGTACCCCGCCGAATTCCAGGGCTCGAGCGAGAAGACGCTCGTCGAGCTCGCCATCGGCAAGACGATCACCCTCACGTCGACGTACGACCACCGCGTCATCCAGGGTGCCGGTTCCGGCGAGTTCCTCAAGATCGTGCACGAGCTGCTCATCGGCCAGCGCGGCTTCTACGAGGAGATCTTCGCGGCGCTGCGCATCCCGTACGCGCCGATCCACTGGTCCAGCGACATCAACGTCGACCTCGCCGAGCGCGTCGACAAGCAGTCCCGCGTCGTCGAGCTCATCAACTCCTACCGCGTGCGCGGCCACCTCATGGCCGACACCGACCCCCTCGAGTACGTGCAGCGCACGCACCCCGACCTCGAGATCGAGAACCACGGGCTGACGTTCTGGGACCTCGACCGCGAGTTCGTGACGGGCGGCTTCGGCGGCCGACGCACGATGAAGCTGCGCGACATCCTGGGCGTGCTGCGCGACTCGTACTGCCGCACGATCGGTGTCGAGTACATGCACATCCAGGACCCGACCCAGCGCAAGTGGTTCCAGGACAACGTCGAGGTCAAGTACCAGAAGCCGAGCCACGACGAGCAGCTGCGCATCCTCGACAAGCTGAACCAGGCCGAGGCGTTCGAGACCTTCCTGCAGACCAAGTACGTCGGCCAGAAGCGCTTCAGCCTCGAGGGCGGCGAGTCGCTCATTCCGCTGCTGGACGAGATCCTGCAGGGAGCGGCCGGCGCGGGCCTGGACGGCGCCGCGATCGGCATGGCCCACCGCGGGCGCCTCAACGTGCTGACGAACATCGCGGGCAAGACCTACAGCCAGATCTTCCGCGAGTTCGAGGGGTCCGTCGCGATCGGGTCGAAGTCGGGCTCCGGCGACGTCAAGTACCACCTCGGCACGGAGGGCACCTTCGTGTCGGATGCCGGGGAGGAGCTGCCGGTGTACCTGGCGGCCAACCCGTCGCACCTGGAGACGGTCGACGGCGTGCTGGAGGGCATCGTCCGCGCCAAGCAGGACCGGATGCCGATCGGCACGTACTCGTGGCTGCCGATCCTCGTCCACGGCGATGCGGCGTTCGCCGGTCAGGGCGTCGTGGTGGAGACCCTGCAGATGTCGCAGCTGCGCGGGTACCGCACCGGCGGCACCGTGCACGTCGTCGTCAACAACCAGGTCGGCTTCACGACCCTGCCGCAGGACGGCCGCACGTCGGTGTACGCCACCGACGTCGCCAAGACCATCCAGGCGCCCATCTTCCACGTCAACGGCGATGACCCCGAGGCCGTCGTCCGCGTCGCGGAACTGGCCGTCGCCTACCGCCAGCAGTTCCAGCGCGACGTCGTCATCGACCTCGTCTGCTACCGCCGCCGCGGTCACAACGAGGGCGACGACCCGTCGATGACGCAGCCGCTCATGACGAACCTGATCGAGGCCAAGCGCTCCGTCCGCCGCCTGTACACCGAGGCTCTCGTCGGTCGCGGGGACATCACCGAGGAGGAGTACGACAAGGCCAAGGCCGACTTCCAGAACCGCCTGGAGATCGCGTTCGCCGAGACGCACGCCGCCGAGACCGGAGCCACGGGCATCGTCTCCCCCGCCAGCGGCGAGATCGACCAGGCCGTGGGCGAGCCGGAGACGACCGGTGTCGCAGTGGAGGTCGTCCACCAGATCGGCGATGCGTTCGTCAACAAGCCCGACGGCTTCACGGTGCACTCCAAGCTCCAGCAGCTGCTGGAGAAGCGCCTCGACATGAGCCGCAACGGCCAGATCGACTGGGGCTTCGGCGAGCTGCTCGCGTTCGGCTCCGTGCTCATGGAGGGCACCAACGTGCGCCTGGCCGGTCAGGACGCCCGCCGCGGCACGTTCGTGCAGCGCCACGCGGTGCTCCACGACCGTCAGAACGGTCAGGAGTGGCTGCCGCTGGCGAACCTGTCGCAGAACCAGGGTCGCTTCTACGTCTACGACTCGCTGCTGAGCGAGTACGCGGCGATGGCGTTCGAGTACGGCTACTCCGTCGAGCGCCCCGACACCCTCACCCTCTGGGAGGCCCAGTTCGGCGACTTCGCCAACGGCGCCCAGTCGGTCATCGACGAGTACATCTCGGCCGCCGATCAGAAGTGGGGTCAGCAGTCGAGCGTCGTGCTGCTGCTGCCGCACGGCTACGAGGGGCAGGGTCCCGACCACTCCTCGGGCCGCATCGAGCGCTACCTGCAGATGTGCGCGCAGGACAACATGATCGTCGCGCGGCCGTCGACCCCGGCATCCTATTTCCACCTGCTGCGCCGTCAGGCCTACGCCCGCCCGCGCCGCCCGCTGATCGTCTTCACGCCGAAGGCGATGCTGCGCCTGCGCGGGGCGACGAGTCCCGTCGAGGCGTTCACGACGGGCCGGTTCGAGCCGGTGCTGGACGATGACCGCAGCATCGACAAGAGCGCCGTGACGCGTGTGCTCCTGCACTCCGGCAAGATCCACTGGGACCTCAAGGCCGAGCTGGACAAGAAGCCGAACCCGCAGATCGCGCTCGTGCGCCTGGAGCAGCTGTACCCGGCGCCGATCGACGAGCTGAACGCGGTCATCGACAGCTACCCGAACGCGGAGCTGGTGTGGGTGCAGGACGAGCCCGAGAACCAGGGCGCCTGGCCGTTCATCGCCCTCGAGGTCGTCAAGCACCTCCACGGCCGGACCATCCGCCGCGTCTCGCGTGCGGCGGCCGCGTCGACGGCCACCGGGTCGCCGAAGGTGCACGCCCGCGAGCAGGCCGAGATCATCGAGAAGGCGCTCACCGTCTGA
- a CDS encoding sigma-70 family RNA polymerase sigma factor has protein sequence MEEQAATEPQTTEDPRTQFEQQALPFMDPLYAAAMRMTRNPADAADLVQETFVKAFASWASFTQGTNLKAWLYRILTNTYINTYRKKQREPYQGTIDELEDWQLGGAESTTATSSRSAEAEAIDHMPASVVKDALQSIPEDFRLAVYLADVEGFAYQEIADIMKTPIGTVMSRLHRGRRMLRDLLADYARERGIEVPAPASSSRSRK, from the coding sequence ATGGAAGAGCAGGCGGCCACAGAACCGCAGACCACCGAGGATCCGCGCACGCAGTTCGAGCAGCAGGCGCTGCCTTTCATGGACCCGCTGTACGCCGCGGCCATGCGGATGACCCGCAATCCGGCCGACGCCGCCGACCTCGTGCAGGAGACGTTCGTGAAGGCGTTCGCCTCGTGGGCGTCGTTCACCCAGGGCACCAACCTCAAGGCGTGGCTGTACCGCATCCTCACCAACACGTACATCAACACGTACCGCAAGAAGCAGCGCGAGCCCTATCAGGGCACGATCGATGAGCTCGAGGACTGGCAGCTCGGCGGTGCCGAGTCGACCACGGCCACGAGCAGCCGGTCGGCCGAAGCCGAGGCGATCGACCACATGCCGGCATCCGTCGTCAAGGATGCGCTGCAGTCCATCCCGGAGGACTTCCGGCTCGCGGTGTACCTCGCCGACGTCGAAGGCTTCGCGTATCAGGAGATCGCGGACATCATGAAAACCCCCATCGGCACGGTCATGAGCCGTCTGCACCGTGGCAGACGGATGCTGCGTGACCTGCTGGCCGATTACGCACGAGAGCGCGGCATCGAGGTGCCCGCCCCCGCATCTTCATCGAGGAGCAGGAAATGA
- the aroA gene encoding 3-phosphoshikimate 1-carboxyvinyltransferase, with the protein MTATGYSLPHPASDSGWPARPATGPVQATVSVPGSKSLTNRKLVLAALADGPSVLSSPLHSDDSARMIGALRALGVEIEEVAGTGRFGPDLHVVPPTSFRGDTVVDCGQAGTVMRFIAPLAGLAHGDVTITAHDSALHRPMGEMIKALREIGADIDDGGTWSLPFTVRGRGHIRGGEVTIDASGSSQFVSGLLLAAPRFDVGLHVIHSGERLPSLPHIDMTIETLGRRGIQVERPAPNEWLVPAGIPRGRDAAIEPDLSNAAPFLAAALLTQGSVTIPAWPASSTQPGALLPEILSLLGAKVSRRGGALTVVGGPRIAGVDLDLTAASELTPTLFALAAFADAPTTLHGIGHIRGHETNRIDALVTNLRALGGDAEELPDGIRINPRPLRGGVWRAFHDHRIATAGALVGLRVPGVEVDDIGTTAKTMPEFPALWHDMLDATPAE; encoded by the coding sequence ATGACTGCGACCGGGTATTCCCTCCCCCATCCGGCCTCGGATTCCGGATGGCCGGCACGGCCCGCCACCGGACCCGTCCAGGCCACCGTCAGCGTGCCGGGTTCGAAGTCACTGACGAACCGCAAGCTCGTCCTGGCGGCCCTCGCCGACGGCCCGAGCGTGCTGTCCTCGCCGCTGCACTCGGACGACTCGGCGCGCATGATCGGGGCGCTGCGCGCTCTCGGCGTCGAGATCGAGGAGGTCGCCGGCACCGGCCGGTTCGGCCCCGACCTGCACGTCGTCCCGCCGACGAGCTTCCGCGGCGACACCGTCGTGGACTGCGGCCAGGCCGGCACCGTCATGCGCTTCATCGCACCCCTGGCCGGCCTCGCGCACGGCGATGTCACGATCACCGCGCACGACAGCGCCCTGCACCGCCCGATGGGCGAGATGATCAAGGCGCTGCGCGAGATCGGCGCCGACATCGACGACGGCGGCACGTGGTCGCTGCCGTTCACCGTGCGCGGCCGCGGCCACATCCGCGGCGGCGAGGTGACGATCGACGCGAGCGGATCGAGCCAGTTCGTCTCCGGGCTGCTGCTGGCCGCTCCCCGCTTCGACGTCGGCCTGCACGTCATCCACTCCGGTGAGCGCCTGCCGTCGCTGCCGCACATCGACATGACGATCGAGACGCTCGGCCGCCGCGGCATCCAGGTCGAGCGCCCCGCCCCGAACGAGTGGCTCGTGCCCGCCGGCATTCCGCGGGGGCGGGATGCCGCGATCGAGCCCGACCTGTCGAATGCGGCGCCGTTCCTGGCGGCAGCCCTGCTGACGCAGGGGTCGGTGACGATCCCGGCGTGGCCGGCCAGCTCGACGCAGCCCGGCGCGCTGCTGCCGGAGATCCTGTCCCTCCTGGGTGCGAAGGTCTCCCGCCGCGGCGGGGCGCTGACGGTCGTCGGCGGCCCCCGCATCGCGGGCGTCGACCTCGACCTCACCGCCGCGAGCGAGCTCACCCCCACGCTGTTCGCCCTCGCGGCGTTCGCAGACGCGCCGACCACGCTGCACGGCATCGGGCACATCCGCGGTCACGAGACGAACCGTATCGACGCCCTCGTGACGAACCTCCGGGCGCTCGGCGGCGACGCCGAGGAGCTGCCCGACGGCATCCGGATCAACCCCCGTCCGCTGCGCGGCGGAGTGTGGCGCGCCTTCCACGACCACCGCATCGCCACTGCGGGAGCCCTCGTCGGGCTGCGGGTGCCGGGCGTGGAGGTCGACGACATCGGCACGACCGCCAAGACCATGCCGGAGTTCCCCGCGCTGTGGCACGACATGCTCGACGCCACCCCCGCGGAGTGA
- a CDS encoding zf-HC2 domain-containing protein — protein sequence MNDCGCDKARKDLEEYLRNEVCKTEHSDIREHLENCPACRDEALVATTLTAVVARACKETAPEELRDQVLSRLRAEQATHH from the coding sequence ATGAACGACTGCGGCTGCGACAAAGCGCGCAAGGATCTGGAGGAGTACCTCCGCAACGAAGTCTGCAAGACGGAGCACTCCGACATCCGGGAGCACCTGGAGAACTGCCCGGCCTGCCGGGATGAGGCCCTCGTCGCGACGACCCTCACCGCCGTCGTCGCGCGCGCGTGCAAGGAGACGGCTCCCGAGGAGCTGCGCGACCAGGTGCTCTCACGCCTGCGCGCCGAGCAGGCCACCCACCACTGA
- a CDS encoding histidine kinase, translating into MRTTVAERQAAGILGLQAIALLVMAGWEVTALVSGDTDDVGSSVALLVLTAIGAAALAAFAVAVARGGSWGRSGGIVAQLLLLAVAFGAFTGPTAAPAVGIALAVPALAGLGLLIVAARAAARRAE; encoded by the coding sequence GTGAGGACGACCGTCGCCGAGCGTCAGGCCGCCGGCATCCTCGGCCTGCAGGCCATCGCCCTGCTCGTGATGGCGGGGTGGGAGGTCACCGCGCTCGTCTCCGGCGACACCGACGACGTCGGCAGCTCCGTCGCCCTGCTCGTGCTGACGGCCATCGGGGCAGCCGCACTGGCGGCCTTCGCCGTCGCCGTCGCCCGCGGCGGGTCGTGGGGACGATCGGGGGGCATCGTCGCCCAGCTGCTGCTGCTGGCCGTGGCGTTCGGCGCGTTCACCGGACCGACGGCGGCACCCGCCGTCGGCATCGCGCTCGCGGTTCCCGCGCTCGCGGGGCTGGGGCTGCTCATCGTCGCCGCCCGCGCGGCCGCCCGCCGCGCCGAGTAG
- a CDS encoding GuaB1 family IMP dehydrogenase-related protein — protein sequence MQFSGAQPTVDLTYSDVFLVPRRSGITSRLDVDLSPQDGTSATIPLVASNMNSVTGPRLAAALARRGGLGVLPQDMPLQDIDAAIRWVKEQPVPWDTPQVLTADATVAEAAALLPATEGHGIVVVAALADRIHVDDILGVVPASRLGTALPDARLGDLARGRTASIDADDVTDARHAFDLLVAAEAETVCVLHHGYLVGTLSQRTALRSTLYRPAVDANGRLIVAAAVGINGDVAAKARALAAAGVDVLVVDTAHGHQEGMLRALHTVAGLNLGIPLVAGNIVTAEGARDLVAAGASILKVGVGPGAMCTTRMMTAVGRPQFSAVLETAQAAAELGAHVWADGGVRYPRDVALALAAGAASVMIGSWFAGTIEAPRQLQVDEEGRVYKESWGMASTKAVHGRFGRLDPYERARKELFAEGISSSKIYLDPLRPSVEDLVDMITSGVRSSFTYAGAASVPEFHERATVGLQSAAGYEEGKALPVSW from the coding sequence ATGCAGTTCTCCGGCGCCCAGCCCACCGTCGATCTCACCTATTCCGACGTGTTCCTCGTGCCGCGGCGGTCGGGGATCACGAGTCGCCTGGATGTGGACCTCTCGCCGCAGGACGGCACGTCGGCGACGATCCCCCTCGTCGCCTCCAACATGAACTCCGTCACCGGACCGCGCCTGGCCGCCGCGCTCGCGCGCCGGGGCGGGCTGGGCGTGCTGCCGCAGGACATGCCGCTGCAGGACATCGACGCCGCCATCCGGTGGGTCAAGGAGCAGCCGGTGCCGTGGGACACCCCGCAGGTGCTGACCGCCGACGCGACCGTCGCCGAGGCGGCGGCGTTGCTGCCGGCGACCGAGGGCCACGGCATCGTCGTCGTGGCGGCGCTCGCCGACCGCATCCACGTCGACGACATCCTCGGCGTCGTCCCGGCGAGCCGGCTCGGCACCGCGCTGCCGGATGCGCGGCTCGGCGACCTCGCGCGCGGCCGCACCGCGTCGATCGATGCGGACGACGTGACCGACGCGCGCCACGCGTTCGATCTGCTCGTCGCCGCGGAGGCCGAGACGGTGTGCGTGCTGCACCACGGCTACCTCGTCGGGACGCTCTCCCAGCGTACGGCGCTGCGCTCCACCCTGTACCGGCCGGCGGTCGACGCGAACGGGCGTCTCATCGTGGCCGCCGCCGTCGGCATCAACGGCGACGTCGCCGCGAAGGCGCGCGCGCTCGCCGCCGCCGGCGTCGACGTCCTCGTCGTCGACACCGCGCACGGTCACCAGGAGGGGATGCTGCGGGCGCTGCACACCGTCGCGGGCCTGAACCTCGGGATCCCCCTCGTCGCCGGCAACATCGTCACCGCGGAGGGCGCCCGCGACCTCGTCGCGGCGGGCGCGTCGATCCTGAAGGTCGGCGTCGGCCCCGGCGCGATGTGCACGACCCGCATGATGACCGCCGTCGGCCGCCCGCAGTTCTCGGCCGTGCTGGAGACCGCGCAGGCGGCCGCAGAACTCGGCGCGCACGTCTGGGCCGACGGGGGAGTGCGCTACCCGCGCGACGTCGCACTGGCGCTCGCGGCGGGCGCGGCATCCGTCATGATCGGCTCGTGGTTCGCCGGGACCATCGAGGCCCCCCGCCAGCTGCAGGTCGACGAGGAGGGGCGCGTGTACAAGGAGTCGTGGGGGATGGCCTCCACGAAGGCCGTGCACGGCCGGTTCGGGCGCCTCGACCCGTACGAGCGGGCGCGCAAGGAGCTTTTCGCCGAGGGCATCTCGTCGTCGAAGATCTACCTCGACCCGCTGCGGCCCTCGGTCGAGGACCTCGTCGACATGATCACCTCGGGGGTGCGGTCGTCGTTCACCTACGCCGGCGCCGCCTCGGTGCCCGAGTTCCACGAGCGCGCGACCGTGGGCCTGCAGTCCGCCGCCGGCTACGAAGAGGGCAAGGCGCTCCCCGTCAGCTGGTGA
- the rsgA gene encoding ribosome small subunit-dependent GTPase A, with protein MSWLDDVDDDEPEFDEADVRVRPNPKANRPRTKRRPAHADARIARVIGVDRGRYTVLVDEDGPDEHTVLASRARELRKQPIVTGDRARIVGDTSGEIGTLARIVGIEKRTSLLRRSADDTDQVERVVVANADQMLIVVAATDPEPRPRLVDRYLIAALDAGIHPLLVVTKTDLADPSGFLAHFEGLDDLEVFTSGRGQMPVAEIGERLIGHATVFVGHSGVGKSTLVNALVPSADRATGHVNEVTGRGRHTSSSTVSLRYVDPADPAARGWVIDTPGVRSFGLGHVDPANILKAFSDLAAVAEDCPRGCTHMPDAPDCAIVEAVAEGRLGDRGAARLDSLQRLLATFA; from the coding sequence ATGAGCTGGCTGGACGACGTCGACGACGACGAGCCGGAGTTCGACGAGGCCGACGTGCGGGTGCGCCCGAACCCGAAGGCCAACCGCCCGCGCACGAAGCGCCGTCCCGCGCACGCCGACGCCCGCATCGCGCGCGTGATCGGCGTCGACCGCGGACGCTACACGGTGCTCGTGGACGAAGACGGCCCCGACGAGCACACCGTCCTCGCCTCACGGGCCCGCGAACTGCGGAAGCAGCCGATCGTCACGGGCGATCGCGCCCGCATCGTCGGCGACACGAGCGGGGAGATCGGCACCCTCGCGCGCATCGTGGGGATCGAAAAGCGCACGTCGCTGCTGCGGCGCAGCGCCGACGACACCGATCAGGTGGAGCGCGTCGTCGTCGCCAACGCCGACCAGATGCTCATCGTCGTCGCCGCCACCGACCCGGAGCCGCGACCCCGTCTGGTCGACCGGTACCTCATCGCGGCGCTGGATGCCGGCATTCATCCCCTCCTTGTCGTCACGAAGACCGACCTCGCCGACCCGAGCGGATTCCTCGCCCATTTCGAGGGTCTCGACGATCTGGAGGTGTTCACGAGCGGTCGCGGTCAGATGCCGGTCGCGGAGATCGGCGAGCGGCTGATCGGCCACGCCACGGTGTTCGTCGGCCATTCCGGCGTCGGTAAATCCACGCTCGTGAACGCTCTCGTGCCGAGCGCCGACCGGGCGACCGGCCACGTCAACGAGGTGACCGGCCGCGGCCGCCACACGTCGAGTTCGACGGTGTCGCTGCGCTATGTCGACCCCGCCGACCCGGCCGCCCGCGGCTGGGTCATCGACACCCCGGGCGTGCGCTCGTTCGGGCTGGGGCACGTCGACCCCGCCAACATCCTCAAAGCCTTCAGCGACCTGGCCGCGGTGGCCGAGGACTGCCCCCGCGGCTGCACGCACATGCCCGACGCCCCCGACTGCGCGATCGTCGAGGCGGTCGCCGAGGGGCGCCTCGGCGACCGCGGTGCGGCGCGTCTGGATTCCTTGCAGCGTCTGCTCGCCACCTTCGCCTGA
- a CDS encoding hemolysin family protein, with product MDYVMLGVGLLLTIGTGLFVASEFALVNLDRADLEARRAAGESRLSLTIDALKMTSTHLSSAQLGITLTTLLTGYTMEPALTNLLSPLFTAAGVPDAVARTISTVVAIAIATIFSMILGELVPKNFALAIPRQTAKLVMPFQVGFTTVFRPVVAVLNGSANAILRSMGIEPKEELSGARTADELSSLVRRSASAGVLEQDTASLLNRTLTFARLTTADVMTPRPSIHAVAASDSVEDVIQLARRTGHSRFPVYAESMDDITGIVHLKQAVSVPRDRRAEVPAAAIAEEPLRVPEAVHLDAVMAELRARGYQMAIVVDEYGGTAGVVTLEDLVEEIVGEVLDEHDRSRAGVVRVADAVIFPGELRPDEVLDRTGIRVPEGEVYDTVGGFVMSTLERIPTVGDSIELEDGTLEVQRMDGRRVDRVKFTPRPLPEGAEIEGGERR from the coding sequence ATGGATTACGTCATGTTGGGCGTGGGGCTGCTGCTCACGATCGGGACCGGCCTGTTCGTCGCGAGCGAGTTCGCGCTCGTGAACCTCGACCGCGCCGACCTCGAAGCCCGCCGGGCCGCCGGCGAGTCGCGGCTGTCACTGACGATCGACGCGCTGAAGATGACGTCGACCCATCTCTCCAGCGCGCAGCTGGGCATCACGCTGACGACGCTGCTCACCGGCTACACGATGGAGCCCGCCCTCACGAACCTGCTGAGCCCGCTGTTCACCGCAGCAGGAGTGCCGGATGCCGTGGCCCGCACGATCTCCACGGTCGTCGCCATCGCGATCGCCACGATCTTCTCGATGATCCTCGGCGAGCTCGTGCCGAAGAACTTCGCCCTGGCCATCCCGCGGCAGACGGCCAAGTTGGTCATGCCGTTCCAAGTCGGCTTCACGACCGTGTTCCGCCCCGTCGTCGCGGTGCTCAACGGCAGTGCGAACGCCATCCTGCGCAGCATGGGGATCGAACCCAAGGAGGAGCTGTCGGGCGCTCGAACGGCCGACGAGCTGTCGAGTCTCGTGCGGCGCTCCGCGAGCGCGGGTGTGCTCGAGCAGGACACCGCGTCACTGCTGAACCGCACCCTGACCTTCGCGCGGCTGACGACGGCGGATGTCATGACCCCGCGCCCGTCGATCCACGCGGTCGCCGCCAGTGACAGCGTCGAGGATGTCATCCAGCTCGCGCGCCGCACCGGCCACAGCAGGTTCCCCGTGTACGCCGAATCGATGGACGACATCACGGGCATCGTGCACCTCAAGCAGGCCGTCAGTGTTCCCCGCGACCGCCGCGCCGAAGTGCCCGCCGCCGCCATCGCCGAGGAGCCGCTGCGCGTTCCCGAGGCGGTGCACCTGGATGCCGTCATGGCGGAGTTGCGCGCCCGCGGCTACCAGATGGCGATCGTCGTCGACGAGTACGGCGGGACGGCCGGCGTCGTGACGCTCGAGGACCTCGTCGAGGAGATCGTCGGTGAGGTGCTCGATGAGCACGACCGGAGCCGCGCGGGTGTCGTCCGCGTCGCGGATGCCGTCATCTTCCCCGGTGAGCTGCGCCCCGACGAGGTGCTCGACCGCACAGGCATCCGCGTGCCCGAAGGTGAGGTCTACGACACCGTCGGCGGGTTCGTGATGTCGACGCTCGAGCGGATCCCCACCGTCGGCGACAGCATCGAACTCGAGGACGGCACCCTCGAGGTGCAGCGTATGGACGGTCGCCGCGTCGACCGCGTGAAGTTCACCCCGCGTCCGCTGCCGGAAGGGGCCGAGATCGAGGGAGGTGAGCGGCGATGA